From one Rhizobium lentis genomic stretch:
- a CDS encoding DUF1839 family protein: MGLMTSTTSVFSGISPETYRQHVLHAGERAWPETNCYVDLWIEVLATSGAAPEAMLGFTLSQDFEGDQFTFFKVPLEDLEALYGIRATELAIYDRVERHVDVQIARGRLCLIEMDSFYMPDTRGTAYRQEHGKTTVAINRLDVAAKRVEYFHNAGYFHLEGEDFDGLFQQHLTENDPPFLPYAEFARFPEKPADEAHLRATATRLTGFHFARRPRENPIRAFARVFPQQVEAVAERPFGFFHKYAFNTLRQVGANFELAADHLVWLSPELAAAAEQARRISDTAKSVQFQLARAVARRKFEPLQAALDPAADAWDSMMASLAERI; encoded by the coding sequence GTGGGGCTGATGACGTCGACGACATCGGTCTTCTCTGGGATCAGCCCGGAAACCTACCGGCAGCACGTGCTGCATGCAGGCGAGCGGGCATGGCCCGAAACCAACTGCTATGTCGATCTCTGGATCGAGGTGCTGGCGACGTCGGGCGCAGCACCCGAGGCGATGCTGGGTTTCACCCTGTCGCAGGATTTCGAAGGCGATCAGTTCACCTTCTTCAAGGTGCCGCTCGAAGATCTCGAAGCGCTTTACGGCATCCGCGCGACCGAGCTTGCGATCTACGACCGTGTCGAACGGCATGTCGACGTGCAGATTGCGCGCGGGCGTCTCTGCCTGATCGAGATGGATTCCTTTTACATGCCGGATACGCGCGGCACCGCCTACCGGCAGGAGCACGGCAAGACGACGGTTGCGATCAACCGGTTGGACGTTGCGGCAAAACGTGTCGAATATTTTCACAATGCCGGCTATTTCCACCTCGAAGGCGAGGACTTCGACGGGCTATTCCAGCAGCATCTGACGGAGAACGATCCGCCGTTCCTGCCTTATGCGGAATTTGCCCGGTTTCCGGAAAAGCCCGCCGATGAAGCACATCTGCGCGCGACCGCAACGCGGCTTACTGGATTTCACTTCGCCAGGCGTCCCCGCGAAAACCCGATCCGCGCCTTCGCCCGCGTCTTTCCGCAGCAGGTGGAAGCGGTGGCGGAGCGGCCGTTCGGCTTCTTCCACAAATATGCCTTCAACACGCTCCGCCAGGTCGGCGCCAATTTCGAGCTGGCGGCCGATCATCTGGTCTGGCTCTCTCCCGAATTGGCGGCGGCCGCCGAGCAAGCCCGGCGCATTTCCGACACGGCGAAATCAGTGCAGTTCCAGCTTGCCCGTGCCGTTGCCCGCAGAAAGTTCGAGCCGCTGCAAGCAGCACTTGATCCGGCCGCCGATGCATGGGATTCCATGATGGCATCGCTTGCAGAGCGAATCTGA
- a CDS encoding amino acid--[acyl-carrier-protein] ligase produces MDMQTSFLDRLFESGLLIDTGVDGLYGRSGQFEDVITAFERLIDTFGGADGAEAMRFPPGMNRALFEKSGYMKSFPQLAGTVHSFCGSELDHMSLLQCMEVGDDWTKDQKATDIVLTPAACYPLYPTVAKRGNLPKTGGLFDLQSYCFRHEPSKDPARQQLFRMREYVCMGKEQHVTDFRQRWMDRGVEMMKQVGLDVTIDVANDPFFGRAGKMMVNNQRDQNLKFELLIPITSAANPTACMSFNYHQDSFGLKWGLNLEDGSVAHTACVGFGLERIALALFHHHGLDVKAWPASVRKTLWG; encoded by the coding sequence TGGACCGGCTCTTCGAGTCCGGCCTGCTGATCGATACCGGCGTCGACGGTCTTTACGGCCGCAGCGGCCAGTTCGAAGATGTCATAACCGCCTTCGAACGGCTGATCGATACGTTCGGCGGCGCCGACGGCGCCGAGGCGATGCGTTTCCCGCCCGGCATGAACCGCGCACTCTTCGAAAAGAGCGGCTACATGAAGAGCTTCCCGCAACTTGCCGGCACGGTGCACAGCTTCTGCGGCAGCGAGCTCGACCATATGAGCCTGCTGCAATGCATGGAAGTCGGCGATGACTGGACCAAGGACCAGAAGGCCACCGACATCGTGCTGACGCCGGCGGCTTGCTATCCGCTCTATCCGACGGTCGCCAAGCGCGGCAACCTGCCGAAGACGGGCGGCCTGTTCGATCTGCAGTCCTACTGCTTCCGCCATGAGCCGTCGAAGGATCCCGCCCGCCAGCAGCTGTTCCGCATGCGTGAATATGTCTGTATGGGGAAGGAACAGCACGTCACCGATTTCCGCCAGCGTTGGATGGATCGCGGCGTCGAGATGATGAAGCAGGTCGGCCTCGATGTGACCATCGACGTCGCCAACGACCCGTTCTTCGGCCGGGCCGGCAAGATGATGGTCAACAACCAGCGTGACCAGAACCTGAAGTTCGAACTGCTGATCCCGATCACCTCGGCTGCCAACCCAACCGCCTGCATGAGCTTCAACTACCATCAGGATTCCTTCGGCTTGAAGTGGGGCCTCAATCTCGAAGACGGCAGCGTCGCACACACGGCCTGCGTCGGCTTCGGCCTGGAGCGCATCGCGCTCGCCCTCTTCCACCACCATGGGCTCGACGTGAAGGCGTGGCCGGCGAGCGTACGGAAAACGCTGTGGGGCTGA
- a CDS encoding glycosyltransferase family 4 protein: MRKTYRFLRAHVLQRLIPRSRVAFNPRKPVEIVGYLSMPVGLGESARLCAGALSQAGRAISLSDVSTQPDEKSFAGWSPSSLSTETPGSRIWHLNPPMLPRAILKTGVANFTRVFNIGYFAWELEVVPAEWRNGLRYMNAVFVPSEFTRQAIAPLTTAPVIVVPHPVIEVPATPRMREKFGIDKDAFLVSFIFSAGSSINRKNPQAVIKAFRIFSAECPNAFLLMKASGDIGKDEGLRQLIASVAGNPRIRIVTDRLSNADINGLIRSSDAYLSLHRSEGFGLTVAEAIMQGTPVISTAWSGAADFCDPENSWLVASPLIPVVDTHPEFAGLPGAVWADPSPETAASHLRDIFRAPERAREKAGKAREFLLRYLADNSYEKALQKLAAMQAS, from the coding sequence TTGAGAAAGACATATCGCTTTCTACGTGCCCATGTCCTGCAGCGGCTGATCCCACGGTCGCGTGTCGCCTTCAATCCGCGCAAGCCGGTGGAGATCGTCGGTTATCTCTCGATGCCGGTCGGCCTCGGCGAATCGGCGCGGCTCTGCGCCGGCGCGCTTTCCCAAGCGGGGCGCGCGATATCGCTTTCGGACGTGAGCACTCAACCCGACGAAAAATCCTTTGCCGGATGGTCGCCCTCGTCTCTGTCCACCGAGACTCCGGGAAGCCGCATCTGGCATCTCAACCCACCCATGCTGCCGCGCGCAATCCTGAAGACGGGCGTGGCGAATTTCACCCGCGTTTTCAACATCGGTTATTTCGCCTGGGAACTCGAAGTCGTGCCGGCGGAGTGGCGCAATGGGTTGCGCTACATGAATGCCGTCTTCGTGCCGTCGGAATTCACCAGGCAGGCAATTGCTCCGCTCACCACCGCACCCGTCATCGTGGTTCCGCATCCTGTTATCGAGGTGCCGGCCACCCCACGCATGCGAGAGAAGTTCGGCATTGACAAGGATGCCTTTCTCGTCAGCTTCATCTTCAGCGCCGGCTCTTCGATCAACCGAAAGAACCCGCAGGCGGTCATCAAGGCCTTCAGAATCTTCAGCGCCGAATGCCCGAACGCCTTCCTGCTGATGAAGGCGAGCGGCGATATTGGCAAGGACGAGGGATTACGCCAACTGATCGCTTCGGTCGCCGGCAATCCCCGCATTCGGATCGTCACCGACAGGCTTTCGAATGCCGATATCAATGGCCTCATCCGCTCCTCCGATGCCTATCTTTCGCTGCATCGCTCGGAAGGGTTCGGACTGACGGTCGCCGAGGCGATCATGCAGGGCACTCCCGTCATATCAACCGCCTGGTCGGGCGCGGCGGATTTCTGTGACCCTGAGAACAGCTGGCTGGTCGCCTCTCCTCTTATTCCCGTTGTCGACACGCATCCCGAATTTGCCGGGCTGCCGGGGGCGGTCTGGGCGGATCCCTCTCCGGAAACGGCGGCGTCGCATCTGCGGGATATCTTTCGCGCGCCCGAGCGTGCGCGAGAAAAAGCCGGGAAGGCGCGGGAGTTCCTGCTGCGCTATCTCGCTGACAACAGCTACGAGAAGGCGCTCCAGAAGCTGGCGGCGATGCAGGCGAGCTAA
- a CDS encoding glycoside hydrolase family 2 protein, with amino-acid sequence MRGRLASIGAEESVLSEGWNLVLTEPDACAVPHDIPLSAQFIPAPVPGTVAAALEKAGLFDRENPEPLNTKDAWYLCRLFDAEPGDAILRFGGLATICHVFLNGQEILSSESMFTAHEIPVTLLGGDELALCFRALGPRLSETGPRARWRPQMIMPAGLKNFRTTLLGHMPGWCPDIHAVGPWRPISLVRRDSVSIDNVSIRAILEENGVGRLSVSLHNNAENPAMLLRCGGMEQPFEKIGDNHYSAILKLADIEPWWPHTHGNPRLYNLTLVSDGVEYSLGTTGFRRIEVDRGADGDDFALLVNGERIFCRGAVWTTADIARLPGGRADYEPFLRLAAQAGMNMIRIGGTMAYETPDFFALCDELGLLVWQDFMFANFDYPRNDKAFLGHVHAEVEEFLHGVQASPSLAILCGGSEIHQQAAMLGLPMEFWSGPVTDEIIPAIVARMRPDVPYVPNSPYGGAMPFSPNAGVAHYYGVGAYMRPIADARRADVRFASESLAFAHVPQQRTLQRHLDVPAVHSPLWKARVPRDRGASWDFEDVRDFYLELLYGLDPARLRRENPEWYLDLSRAVTGEVLEETFAEWRSKGSACNGALVWTLQDLLPGPGWGVIDSTGEPKPVWYAMRRAFRPIQTVFTDEGTNGLAVHVVNETDTDLDVELEIACLRDGKQQVVSGNMAFKLAARSVECFASTALFGAFFDTTYAFRFGPPAHDTSMARLRSLADGAVLAESFHFPCGRGKALHDASIEASLGKEGDDWVVDLRSDQLAQSVHIDVEGYRAADDWFHLAPGPWRRVRLHALSGTESDVPPAGEIRSLGSSHRVRLAG; translated from the coding sequence ATGCGGGGGCGTTTGGCAAGCATCGGAGCCGAGGAGAGTGTGCTTTCCGAAGGCTGGAACCTGGTCCTGACGGAGCCGGACGCCTGCGCCGTGCCGCACGATATTCCTCTCTCCGCGCAGTTCATTCCCGCGCCCGTTCCCGGCACGGTTGCCGCGGCGCTCGAAAAAGCCGGGCTTTTCGACCGGGAAAATCCCGAGCCGCTGAACACGAAAGACGCCTGGTATCTCTGCCGGCTTTTCGATGCCGAGCCTGGCGACGCGATCCTGCGTTTCGGCGGGCTTGCCACCATTTGCCATGTCTTCCTGAACGGCCAGGAAATCCTTTCGTCCGAAAGCATGTTCACGGCGCATGAGATTCCGGTGACGCTTCTGGGCGGTGATGAGCTGGCGCTTTGTTTCCGGGCGCTCGGCCCCCGTCTGTCGGAGACTGGCCCCCGCGCCCGCTGGCGGCCACAGATGATCATGCCGGCTGGCTTGAAAAATTTCCGCACGACGCTGCTCGGCCATATGCCCGGCTGGTGCCCCGATATTCACGCCGTCGGGCCCTGGCGGCCGATTTCACTGGTGCGACGCGATTCCGTCTCGATCGACAATGTCTCCATCCGGGCGATCCTGGAGGAGAACGGTGTCGGCCGTCTCAGCGTCTCCCTGCATAACAACGCCGAAAATCCGGCCATGCTGCTGCGTTGCGGCGGCATGGAGCAGCCCTTCGAGAAGATCGGCGACAATCACTACTCGGCGATTCTCAAACTTGCCGACATCGAGCCCTGGTGGCCGCACACACATGGCAATCCGCGTCTCTACAATCTGACGCTCGTTTCCGATGGCGTAGAATATTCGCTCGGCACGACTGGCTTCCGGCGGATCGAGGTCGATCGTGGCGCCGATGGCGATGACTTCGCGCTTCTCGTTAACGGCGAACGTATCTTCTGCCGCGGCGCGGTTTGGACGACTGCGGATATCGCTCGGTTGCCGGGCGGGCGGGCCGATTACGAGCCGTTCCTGCGGCTTGCCGCTCAGGCCGGCATGAACATGATCCGCATCGGCGGCACCATGGCCTATGAGACGCCCGATTTCTTCGCGCTCTGCGACGAACTCGGCCTGCTCGTGTGGCAGGATTTCATGTTCGCCAATTTCGATTACCCACGCAACGACAAGGCCTTCCTCGGCCATGTGCATGCCGAGGTCGAAGAATTCCTGCACGGCGTCCAGGCGTCGCCGTCGCTTGCAATACTTTGCGGCGGCAGCGAGATTCACCAGCAGGCGGCGATGCTCGGCCTGCCCATGGAATTCTGGAGCGGGCCGGTTACCGATGAGATCATACCGGCAATCGTCGCGCGCATGCGTCCCGACGTCCCCTATGTTCCGAACTCGCCCTACGGCGGAGCCATGCCTTTTTCGCCGAATGCGGGAGTGGCCCATTATTACGGTGTCGGCGCCTATATGCGACCGATCGCCGATGCCCGCCGTGCCGATGTGCGCTTTGCCTCCGAAAGCCTCGCCTTCGCACATGTGCCGCAGCAAAGGACGCTGCAGCGTCATCTCGACGTGCCCGCCGTCCACAGCCCGCTGTGGAAGGCCCGTGTGCCCCGCGACCGCGGCGCATCGTGGGACTTCGAGGATGTTCGCGACTTCTATCTCGAGCTGCTCTACGGCCTCGATCCGGCTCGGCTGCGCCGCGAAAATCCGGAATGGTATCTCGATCTATCCCGCGCCGTCACCGGCGAGGTGCTCGAAGAGACCTTCGCCGAATGGCGGAGCAAGGGTTCCGCCTGCAACGGCGCGCTCGTCTGGACTCTACAGGATCTGCTGCCGGGCCCTGGCTGGGGCGTGATCGATTCGACCGGCGAGCCGAAGCCGGTCTGGTATGCGATGCGCCGTGCCTTCCGTCCGATCCAGACAGTCTTCACAGACGAGGGAACCAACGGTCTTGCCGTACATGTCGTCAATGAGACGGATACTGACCTCGATGTGGAATTGGAGATTGCCTGCCTGCGTGATGGAAAACAGCAGGTCGTCAGCGGCAATATGGCTTTCAAGCTGGCAGCAAGAAGCGTGGAATGCTTTGCTTCCACCGCGCTGTTCGGCGCCTTCTTCGACACGACCTATGCCTTCCGTTTCGGCCCGCCGGCGCACGATACCAGCATGGCGCGACTGCGCTCGCTTGCCGATGGCGCCGTTCTAGCCGAAAGCTTCCACTTCCCCTGCGGACGAGGCAAGGCGCTGCATGACGCCAGCATCGAGGCCTCGTTGGGTAAGGAGGGCGACGACTGGGTCGTCGATCTCAGGAGCGACCAGCTGGCGCAATCTGTGCATATCGACGTCGAAGGTTACAGGGCGGCTGACGACTGGTTCCACCTTGCGCCCGGCCCGTGGCGGCGCGTGAGGCTCCATGCCCTGTCCGGCACAGAGAGCGATGTTCCGCCAGCCGGTGAAATCAGAAGTCTGGGCAGTTCGCATCGCGTCCGGCTCGCGGGCTAG
- a CDS encoding oligosaccharide flippase family protein — translation MSKGIIANSVMNAAAGMLLLLTGFVSSIITARLLGPEANGIVAFSLWLVVTGASIAELGSSITLLKTLPQLSAEGYDTRRRRGFAAILVSFMMFSTVVLLSLYALFFLTSEEMHWAETAPSVALVTGVLFFVQAIGSFVKFYLIGEKKLGTFFKLTVAVSVIQLAGVATGAVLYGVEGVLIGYALGQLVLFFATLPILLSRRDWCGVSLKYLASSSVILSIQFIIDSIFLNRLELLFLQQFWSVEMVGYYAVGLSIANIALQLPIQMTGSLLPYYSERRHNSDDSTLPVEVFAAVTRSMAYIVLPMSLGLAAISSELVFVVFGEAFRRSGTVVALLALVAPAYTFMQILSLYLLSMDRARSRLNTSVIGGLLMVVGCLLIVPRLAAEGAALVRILVFVAMSVMMIRQTGFGSQLSGLYASLTKVTLASVLCACGAISALEFIQGPLGLATAILAGTFCYFAALRVLRAVPGEDVEVMRSILDKMPSLLRRPVGHAINFIAPRLPGDPDRAKVAPGEFSLEPAEGAGRSAALPVVFDGTIGLFMPENPEVGKRSAAVLFVSPWGFEEMCSRKFFRVAAEHFSDIGVASLRFDYRGTGDALDFGALPARLETWENSIRAAAVKLKSLSGCDRIIVIAQGLGATLAHRIGASIDGVDSLVMLAPVLSGRAYLRELNMWSKIIDADLGLGKEHVQTAKVQIAGLAMPEEIAAELGKLTIASPQELAAPRYLIVERPARADDTGFADALKALGADVEQTVFEGYDELATNPLFAKTPIEVVEQLTAWLEARTTEMPAARAPAAIESLPLAGEGFVEMPVRFGSHDHLVGVVSRPVGEIKGNAVLFLSTAYDRHAGWGRTTVDMARELARQGVVSLRFDSANVGDSPPRPDAPEQVLYSDTQTADALAALDLLESVVAGPIMVAGRCSGGYVAFRAGVADERLKAVVSINPFVYYWDPKIPVRREHVVSVPRSLDDYGQRLARLDTLKRLLRGQVDVVSALQNMVIAAGRRLSPWIAPLLELLPDRGHIAREVRRSFALFGKRKVPLTLIYSEGDVGLDHVYFHFGPRGSKLSRYPNVRLLMLPDADHNLTPPQSRKFVLDEIIRLARA, via the coding sequence ATGTCGAAGGGTATTATCGCAAATTCGGTGATGAACGCGGCCGCAGGCATGTTGCTGCTGCTGACCGGCTTCGTCTCCTCGATCATCACCGCGCGGCTGCTGGGCCCGGAAGCCAACGGCATTGTCGCCTTCTCGCTCTGGCTGGTGGTGACAGGCGCCTCGATCGCCGAACTCGGCTCCAGCATCACGCTGTTGAAGACGCTGCCGCAGCTTTCGGCGGAGGGTTACGACACGCGCCGCCGGCGGGGGTTTGCCGCCATCCTCGTCAGCTTCATGATGTTTTCGACCGTTGTGCTGCTTTCGCTCTACGCCCTGTTTTTCCTCACTTCGGAGGAGATGCACTGGGCAGAAACTGCGCCTTCCGTCGCCCTGGTCACCGGCGTGCTGTTCTTCGTGCAGGCGATCGGCTCCTTCGTCAAATTCTACCTGATCGGCGAAAAGAAACTCGGCACTTTCTTCAAGCTGACCGTCGCCGTCTCCGTCATACAGCTTGCCGGCGTGGCCACCGGCGCCGTCCTTTATGGCGTCGAAGGCGTTCTCATCGGTTATGCGCTCGGCCAGCTCGTGCTGTTTTTCGCCACGCTGCCGATCCTCCTTTCGCGGCGCGACTGGTGCGGCGTTTCGCTGAAATATCTCGCCTCCTCCTCGGTCATCCTGTCGATCCAGTTCATCATCGATTCCATCTTCCTCAACCGGCTCGAGCTGCTCTTCCTGCAGCAGTTCTGGTCGGTGGAAATGGTCGGCTACTACGCCGTCGGCCTGTCGATCGCCAATATCGCCCTGCAGCTGCCGATCCAGATGACCGGCAGCCTGCTGCCCTATTATTCGGAGCGGCGGCACAACAGCGACGATTCGACCTTGCCGGTCGAGGTCTTCGCTGCAGTCACCCGCAGCATGGCCTATATCGTCTTGCCGATGAGCCTCGGGCTTGCCGCGATCTCCAGCGAGCTGGTGTTTGTGGTGTTCGGCGAGGCGTTCCGCCGCAGCGGCACTGTGGTGGCGCTGCTGGCGCTCGTCGCCCCGGCCTATACCTTCATGCAGATTCTCAGCCTCTATCTGCTGTCGATGGACAGGGCCCGCTCCCGCCTGAACACCAGTGTGATTGGTGGCCTTCTCATGGTAGTGGGTTGTTTACTGATCGTGCCTAGGCTTGCAGCGGAGGGTGCCGCACTCGTGCGCATCCTCGTTTTCGTTGCAATGTCGGTGATGATGATCAGACAGACAGGATTCGGATCCCAGCTTTCGGGTCTCTACGCAAGTCTGACGAAGGTGACGCTCGCCTCCGTGCTCTGTGCTTGCGGAGCGATCTCCGCGCTGGAATTCATCCAGGGTCCGCTCGGCCTCGCCACTGCGATCCTTGCCGGCACCTTCTGCTATTTCGCGGCGCTGCGCGTGCTGCGCGCCGTTCCGGGCGAGGATGTCGAGGTCATGCGCTCCATTCTCGACAAGATGCCATCCCTGCTGCGGCGGCCTGTGGGACACGCCATCAACTTCATTGCACCCCGGCTTCCCGGCGATCCCGACCGCGCCAAGGTCGCGCCGGGCGAATTCTCGCTCGAACCGGCCGAGGGCGCAGGACGCAGTGCCGCCCTGCCTGTCGTCTTCGACGGCACGATCGGGCTGTTCATGCCCGAAAATCCCGAGGTCGGGAAACGCTCGGCCGCCGTGCTCTTCGTCAGCCCCTGGGGCTTCGAGGAGATGTGCAGCCGCAAATTTTTCCGCGTCGCCGCCGAGCATTTCTCGGATATCGGCGTCGCGAGCCTGCGTTTCGATTATCGCGGCACCGGCGATGCGCTCGATTTCGGCGCCTTGCCGGCAAGGCTGGAAACCTGGGAAAATTCGATCCGTGCCGCCGCCGTCAAGCTGAAGTCGCTCTCCGGCTGCGATCGTATCATCGTCATTGCCCAAGGTCTCGGCGCAACGCTTGCCCATCGCATCGGCGCCTCGATCGACGGCGTCGACAGTCTCGTCATGCTGGCGCCGGTGCTGAGCGGCCGAGCCTATCTGCGCGAACTCAACATGTGGTCCAAGATCATCGATGCCGATCTCGGCCTCGGCAAGGAGCACGTCCAGACAGCGAAGGTGCAGATTGCCGGGCTCGCCATGCCCGAAGAGATCGCCGCCGAACTCGGCAAGCTCACCATCGCCTCGCCGCAGGAGCTTGCAGCCCCTCGCTATCTGATCGTCGAGCGTCCGGCGAGAGCCGACGATACCGGCTTCGCCGACGCCCTGAAGGCGCTTGGCGCCGATGTCGAACAGACGGTTTTCGAAGGCTATGACGAGCTTGCCACCAACCCGCTCTTTGCCAAGACGCCGATTGAAGTCGTCGAGCAGCTGACGGCATGGCTGGAGGCGCGGACGACGGAGATGCCCGCCGCCCGTGCGCCGGCAGCGATCGAAAGCCTGCCGCTGGCCGGCGAGGGTTTTGTGGAAATGCCGGTGCGGTTCGGAAGCCACGACCATCTGGTCGGCGTGGTCAGCCGGCCGGTCGGCGAGATCAAGGGCAATGCCGTGCTTTTCCTGTCGACCGCCTATGACCGGCATGCCGGCTGGGGACGGACGACGGTGGATATGGCGCGCGAACTCGCGCGCCAGGGGGTCGTTTCGCTGCGCTTCGATTCCGCCAATGTCGGCGACAGTCCGCCGCGACCGGATGCGCCGGAACAGGTGCTCTATTCCGATACGCAGACTGCGGATGCGCTCGCCGCACTCGATCTGCTCGAAAGCGTCGTCGCCGGTCCGATCATGGTCGCCGGCCGGTGCAGCGGCGGTTATGTCGCCTTCCGCGCCGGCGTCGCCGATGAACGGCTGAAGGCCGTCGTCTCGATCAATCCCTTCGTCTATTACTGGGATCCGAAGATCCCGGTACGCAGGGAACACGTCGTCTCCGTTCCCCGGAGCCTCGACGATTACGGCCAGCGCCTGGCGCGGCTGGACACGCTGAAGCGGCTCTTGCGCGGCCAGGTCGACGTCGTTTCGGCGCTGCAGAACATGGTCATCGCCGCCGGCCGCCGGCTGTCGCCATGGATCGCGCCACTGCTCGAGCTGTTGCCCGACCGGGGACATATCGCCCGCGAGGTCCGGCGCTCATTCGCGCTGTTCGGCAAACGCAAGGTGCCGCTAACGCTGATCTACAGTGAAGGCGATGTCGGGCTCGACCATGTCTATTTCCATTTCGGGCCGCGTGGCAGCAAGCTTTCCCGTTATCCGAACGTGCGGCTGCTGATGCTGCCTGATGCCGATCATAATCTGACGCCGCCGCAATCGCGTAAATTCGTGCTCGACGAGATCATCCGCTTAGCGAGGGCATGA